A portion of the Oreochromis niloticus isolate F11D_XX linkage group LG10, O_niloticus_UMD_NMBU, whole genome shotgun sequence genome contains these proteins:
- the si:dkey-125i10.3 gene encoding zinc finger protein 185 isoform X2, with the protein MSQDINRSQVLQNIRVRSTLKKDGSWIHRSNDAKKEQDTAGTNPDVETKPITARSSQVRMAARRFEAIDPAPSSPLQKAEVISSEGNSVNQASAENIPAPNDTRPEGSTVKTKPQPPTKAPIQNFNAQPEKTFTEATAENTEQHADAPADTCHNEDKASADADVKNPPAEISAAEGTVRESSESKSTAGVPGESVIKREPPNTTNLEHAGVNMCGLPALATSGKEASLQGGVETPAVSDATPEEETALQNSTISVTDTLPAPSSQSDADSAKSVEFKVESAPPSEPVFKSGPEEAVEREDDGTVVEQSFDPTPKTAADCDKELNTEDALDQVAASDAEGVLDNTEHAAIRLTDALAVETAKAEAVPKPVEDPRQPHSEATAENMEPHADAPADTCHNEDKASAEADVKNPPAEISAAEGTVRESSESKSTAGVPGESVIKREPPNTTNLEHAGVNMCGLPALATSGKEASLQGGVETPAVSDATPEEETALQNSTISVTDTLPAPSSQSDADTAKSVEFKVESAPPSEPVFKSGPEEAVEREDDGTVVEQSFDPTPKTAADCDKELNIEDALDQVAASDAEGVLDNTEHAAIRLTDALDVETAKAEAVPKPVEDPRQPHSEEFKPNQKCDDSHTSDVSQKPAEDVKSTKTLNKPVHGQSPCYFCNQIINGNVKIIFSEPSMNCHPECLKCGVCARALGNMLNHMFLKDQVIQCGWCFSEAVKK; encoded by the exons AGCAATAGATCCTGCACCAAGTTCTCCTTTACAAAAGGCAGAGGTCATTTCATCTGAAGG gAATTCGGTTAATCAGGCAAGTGCTGAAAATATTCCTGCTCCCAATGACACTCGGCCTGAAGGCTCAACAGTGAAGACAAA GCCTCAACCCCCCACAAAAGCACCTATTCAAAATTTTAATGCACAGCCAGAAAAGACATTTACTGAAGCAACTGCAGAAAATACGGAACAAC ATGCTGATGCACCAGCTGACACCTGTCACAATGAGGATAAGGCCTCCGCAGATGCTGATGTGAAAAATCCCCCTGCAGAAATCTCTGCTGCAGaaggcacagtgagagagagtaGCGAGAGTAAGAGCACCGCTGGAGTCCCTGGAGAATCTGTAATCAAAAGAGAACCGCCGAATACAACTAATTTAGAGCATGCAGGAGTAAACATGTGTGGACTACCTGCTTTGGCAACATCAGGGAAAGAAGCTTCTCTCCAAGGCGGTGTGGAAACACCCGCTGTAAGTGATGCAACACCAGAAGAAGAAACTGCTCTGCAAAACAGCACCATATCAGTCACCGACACTCTGCCTGCACCATCTAGTCAATCCGATGCTGACAGTGCCAAGAGTGTGGAGTTTAAAGTCGAGTCTGCACCACCCTCTGAGCCGGTTTTTAAGAGCGGACCTGAAGAGGCGGTTGAGCGCGAAGATGATGGCACTGTTGTTGAACAAAGTTTTGATCCAACACCTAAGACAGCAGCAGACTGTGACAAAGAGTTGAACACTGAAGATGCCCTTGACCAAGTAGCTGCTTCAGATGCAGAAGGTGTTTTGGATAACACAGAGCACGCAGCTATTAGACTGACTGATGCTTTAGCTGTGGAGACGGCCAAGGCTGAAGCTGTTCCTAAACCTGTGGAAGATCCAAGACAACCCCACTCTGAAGCAACTGCAGAAAACATGGAACCACATGCTGATGCACCAGCTGACACCTGTCACAATGAGGATAAGGCCTCCGCAGAGGCTGATGTGAAAAATCCCCCTGCAGAAATCTCTGCTGCGGaaggcacagtgagagagagtaGCGAGAGTAAGAGCACCGCTGGAGTCCCTGGAGAATCTGTAATCAAAAGAGAACCGCCGAATACAACTAATTTAGAGCATGCAGGAGTAAACATGTGTGGACTACCTGCTTTGGCAACATCAGGAAAAGAAGCTTCTCTCCAAGGCGGTGTGGAAACACCCGCTGTAAGTGATGCAACACCAGAAGAAGAAACTGCTCTACAAAACAGCACCATATCAGTCACCGACACTCTGCCTGCACCATCTAGTCAATCCGATGCTGACACTGCCAAGAGTGTGGAGTTTAAAGTCGAGTCTGCACCACCCTCTGAGCCGGTTTTTAAGAGCGGACCTGAAGAGGCGGTTGAGCGCGAAGATGATGGCACTGTTGTTGAACAAAGTTTTGATCCAACACCTAAGACAGCAGCAGACTGTGACAAAGAGTTGAACATTGAAGATGCCCTTGACCAAGTAGCTGCTTCAGATGCAGAAGGTGTTTTGGATAACACAGAGCACGCAGCTATTAGACTGACTGATGCGTTAGATGTGGAGACGGCCAAGGCTGAAGCTGTTCCTAAACCTGTGGAAGATCCAAGACAACCCCACTCTGAGGAGTTCAAACCGAACCAAAAGTGTGATGATAGTCATAC TTCTGATGTGTCTCAAAAGCCTGCAGAGGACGTAAAGTCAACAAAAACTCTGAATAAGCCCGT TCATGGCCAATCTCCTTGTTACTTCTGCAACCAAATCATTAATGGAAATGTCAAGATCATATTCAGCGAGCCTTCAATGAACTGCCACCCAGAGTGTTTAAAG TGCGGGGTTTGTGCTAGGGCCCTTGGAAATATGCTGAACCACATGTTCTTGAAGGACCAAGTGATCCAGTGTGGATGGTGTTTTTCAGAAGCGGTTAAGAAATGA
- the si:dkey-125i10.3 gene encoding enolase-phosphatase E1 isoform X1 yields MSQDINRSQVLQNIRVRSTLKKDGSWIHRSNDAKKEQDTAGTNPDVETKPITARSSQVRMAARRFEAIDPAPSSPLQKAEVISSEGNSVNQASAENIPAPNDTRPEGSTVKTKPQPPTKAPIQNFNAQPEKTFTEATAENTEQHADAPADTCHNEDKASADADVKNPPAEISAAEGTVRESSESKSTPGVPGESVIKREPPNTTNLEHAGVNMCGPPALATSGKEASLQGGVETPAVSDATPEEETALQNSTISVTDTLPAPSSQSDADSAKSVEFKVESAPPSEPVFKSGTEEAVEREDDGTVVEQSFDPTPKTAGDCDKELNTEDALDQVAASDAEGVLDNTEHAAIRLTDALDVETAKAEAVPKPVEDPRQPHSEATAENMEQHADAPADTCHNEDKASADADVKNPPAEISAAEGTVRESSESKSTAGVPGESVIKREPPNTTNLEHAGVNMCGLPALATSGKEASLQGGVETPAVSDATPEEETALQNSTISVTDTLPAPSSQSDADSAKSVEFKVESAPPSEPVFKSGPEEAVEREDDGTVVEQSFDPTPKTAADCDKELNTEDALDQVAASDAEGVLDNTEHAAIRLTDALAVETAKAEAVPKPVEDPRQPHSEATAENMEPHADAPADTCHNEDKASAEADVKNPPAEISAAEGTVRESSESKSTAGVPGESVIKREPPNTTNLEHAGVNMCGLPALATSGKEASLQGGVETPAVSDATPEEETALQNSTISVTDTLPAPSSQSDADTAKSVEFKVESAPPSEPVFKSGPEEAVEREDDGTVVEQSFDPTPKTAADCDKELNIEDALDQVAASDAEGVLDNTEHAAIRLTDALDVETAKAEAVPKPVEDPRQPHSEEFKPNQKCDDSHTSDVSQKPAEDVKSTKTLNKPVHGQSPCYFCNQIINGNVKIIFSEPSMNCHPECLKCGVCARALGNMLNHMFLKDQVIQCGWCFSEAVKK; encoded by the exons AGCAATAGATCCTGCACCAAGTTCTCCTTTACAAAAGGCAGAGGTCATTTCATCTGAAGG gAATTCGGTTAATCAGGCAAGTGCTGAAAATATTCCTGCTCCCAATGACACTCGGCCTGAAGGCTCAACAGTGAAGACAAA GCCTCAACCCCCCACAAAAGCACCTATTCAAAATTTTAATGCACAGCCAGAAAAGACATTTACTGAAGCAACTGCAGAAAATACGGAACAACATGCTGATGCACCAGCTGACACCTGTCACAATGAGGATAAGGCCTCCGCAGATGCTGATGTGAAAAATCCCCCTGCAGAAATCTCTGCTGCGGaaggcacagtgagagagagtaGCGAGAGTAAGAGCACCCCTGGAGTCCCTGGAGAATCTGTAATCAAAAGAGAACCGCCGAATACAACTAATTTAGAGCATGCAGGAGTAAACATGTGTGGACCACCTGCTTTGGCAACATCAGGGAAAGAAGCTTCTCTCCAAGGTGGTGTGGAAACACCCGCTGTAAGTGATGCAACACCAGAAGAAGAAACTGCTCTACAAAACAGCACCATATCAGTCACCGACACTCTGCCTGCACCATCTAGTCAATCCGATGCTGACAGTGCCAAGAGTGTGGAGTTTAAAGTCGAGTCTGCACCACCCTCTGAGCCGGTTTTTAAGAGCGGAACTGAAGAGGCGGTTGAGCGCGAAGATGATGGCACTGTTGTTGAACAAAGTTTTGATCCAACACCTAAGAcagcaggagactgtgacaaaGAGTTGAACACTGAAGATGCCCTTGACCAAGTAGCTGCTTCAGATGCAGAAGGTGTTTTGGATAACACAGAGCACGCAGCTATTAGACTGACTGATGCTTTAGATGTGGAGACGGCCAAGGCTGAAGCTGTTCCTAAACCTGTGGAAGATCCAAGACAACCCCACTCTGAAGCAACTGCAGAAAACATGGAACAACATGCTGATGCACCAGCTGACACCTGTCACAATGAGGATAAGGCCTCCGCAGATGCTGATGTGAAAAATCCCCCTGCAGAAATCTCTGCTGCAGaaggcacagtgagagagagtaGCGAGAGTAAGAGCACCGCTGGAGTCCCTGGAGAATCTGTAATCAAAAGAGAACCGCCGAATACAACTAATTTAGAGCATGCAGGAGTAAACATGTGTGGACTACCTGCTTTGGCAACATCAGGGAAAGAAGCTTCTCTCCAAGGCGGTGTGGAAACACCCGCTGTAAGTGATGCAACACCAGAAGAAGAAACTGCTCTGCAAAACAGCACCATATCAGTCACCGACACTCTGCCTGCACCATCTAGTCAATCCGATGCTGACAGTGCCAAGAGTGTGGAGTTTAAAGTCGAGTCTGCACCACCCTCTGAGCCGGTTTTTAAGAGCGGACCTGAAGAGGCGGTTGAGCGCGAAGATGATGGCACTGTTGTTGAACAAAGTTTTGATCCAACACCTAAGACAGCAGCAGACTGTGACAAAGAGTTGAACACTGAAGATGCCCTTGACCAAGTAGCTGCTTCAGATGCAGAAGGTGTTTTGGATAACACAGAGCACGCAGCTATTAGACTGACTGATGCTTTAGCTGTGGAGACGGCCAAGGCTGAAGCTGTTCCTAAACCTGTGGAAGATCCAAGACAACCCCACTCTGAAGCAACTGCAGAAAACATGGAACCACATGCTGATGCACCAGCTGACACCTGTCACAATGAGGATAAGGCCTCCGCAGAGGCTGATGTGAAAAATCCCCCTGCAGAAATCTCTGCTGCGGaaggcacagtgagagagagtaGCGAGAGTAAGAGCACCGCTGGAGTCCCTGGAGAATCTGTAATCAAAAGAGAACCGCCGAATACAACTAATTTAGAGCATGCAGGAGTAAACATGTGTGGACTACCTGCTTTGGCAACATCAGGAAAAGAAGCTTCTCTCCAAGGCGGTGTGGAAACACCCGCTGTAAGTGATGCAACACCAGAAGAAGAAACTGCTCTACAAAACAGCACCATATCAGTCACCGACACTCTGCCTGCACCATCTAGTCAATCCGATGCTGACACTGCCAAGAGTGTGGAGTTTAAAGTCGAGTCTGCACCACCCTCTGAGCCGGTTTTTAAGAGCGGACCTGAAGAGGCGGTTGAGCGCGAAGATGATGGCACTGTTGTTGAACAAAGTTTTGATCCAACACCTAAGACAGCAGCAGACTGTGACAAAGAGTTGAACATTGAAGATGCCCTTGACCAAGTAGCTGCTTCAGATGCAGAAGGTGTTTTGGATAACACAGAGCACGCAGCTATTAGACTGACTGATGCGTTAGATGTGGAGACGGCCAAGGCTGAAGCTGTTCCTAAACCTGTGGAAGATCCAAGACAACCCCACTCTGAGGAGTTCAAACCGAACCAAAAGTGTGATGATAGTCATAC TTCTGATGTGTCTCAAAAGCCTGCAGAGGACGTAAAGTCAACAAAAACTCTGAATAAGCCCGT TCATGGCCAATCTCCTTGTTACTTCTGCAACCAAATCATTAATGGAAATGTCAAGATCATATTCAGCGAGCCTTCAATGAACTGCCACCCAGAGTGTTTAAAG TGCGGGGTTTGTGCTAGGGCCCTTGGAAATATGCTGAACCACATGTTCTTGAAGGACCAAGTGATCCAGTGTGGATGGTGTTTTTCAGAAGCGGTTAAGAAATGA